From the genome of Botrytis cinerea B05.10 chromosome 7, complete sequence:
TGAAGGCCGAGCAGGTGCTTCTATCCATCAAGCCAATAACAATATGGACGAAAATATGGACGACAACACTCACGCCAAAGCCAACGAGGATAtggatgaagagattgaagaagttgataCCCAGCTTGATAATACTCATCTTGATCCTAGTACCACTGTTTCCATTCGATCTGCAACAGAAGCTCGCGCTCAATGGACTCATTACGAATCTATCACGCGTCcactttccctttccctgACTGAGCAACTCCGATTAATCCTCGCTCCTACATTGGCAACCAAAATGCGAGGTGATTTCCGTACTGGTAAACGTCTTAACATCAAGCGAATCATTCCTTACATTGCCTCTTCGTTTAAGCGTGATAAAATCTGGATGCGTCGCAGTATCCCCTCCAAGCGTTCTTACCAAATCATGCTCGCCGTCGACGACTCAAAATCCATGGGAGAATCCGGTTCTGGAAGTCTCGCAATGGAGACATTAGTCATGATCTCAAGGTCTCTCGCTATGCTTGAGGTTGGTGAGATATGCGTcgttggatttggagagaacGTTAAAGTGGCACATGAATTCGATGTGCCCTTCAGCTCTGAGGCTGGACCTGTTATCTTTGAGAACTTCGGATTCGAGCAATCGCGAACAGATATTACAAGACTCATTCGTGAGAGTATCAATTTGTTCCGTACCGCAAGACAGAAggcatcatcatctccagcGGATCTTTGGCAAATCTCCTTGATTATCTCAGATGGTGTTTGTAGTTCTTCTGAACATGACAACATCAGACGATTATTGAGAGAagcggaagaggaaagaattcTGATGGTATTTGTGATTGTGGATGATGTGAGAACtaagaagaagggagaaagTGTGTTGGATCTTAAGGAAGCTAAGTTCGTGAATAATGAGATGACAGGAAGAAGTGAAGTAAAGATCGAGAGATATCTAGATACTTTCCCATTTAGATACTATGTTGTAGTAGGAGATGTAGGAGAATTGCCAGGTGTGTTGGCAGGTGTATTGAGACAGTGGTTTGGGGAGGTTGTTGGTAGTGGTTGATAGATGGTTCTGAGTGGAGAAATTAGATTgtatatttgtattgatgCTTTTGCGCGGTTTGGCATATTTGCAGGAGCAAGGGAATTGGCTGGCTGACTTGTGGATAGTTTGGAGTTCTGCTGTCCATATATGGTTTTTTGTAGATCGCAATGAAAAGTTATTTGATTTTCCAGCCGCCGTGCATTGAATTGAACATTCAACTCATTCATACAtacttattaatatcttcCTCAAGCACAATGATGATGGGACCATACTAAACAATCCCGTTTAAAAGAGACTAGTCCAATTAGCCAGCGATGATGACTAATATAAAAGGATAATGATCACAAATCGTATGTCGAAATATAAGCACGATCAAACTATTCTCTGACTAAACTGTatcattttatatcaaaagaaacagGCAACGAAATGCTCAGGTTGTTGAGGTAAGCACATCCAATGAAGAATGCTTGATGAAATGGAAGGTCAGTCTCCATCTCGGATACGGAGTTTCAAAACGAGCCTAAACTCCGCTTGATAATTGAAAAGACCTCAAATCGATGTGTTATTGTTCGAATATTCAACAACTTCTCATTCCAAGCAACtccaatatcttcttctcaatctccGTACGATAGGAGACATCAGTTATCAAATTCCGAAACCATTTCTCTTCCCCATCTTTGTACGTTCGTGTATACTTCACTCGCCCTCCTAATTGGTGCAACGACTTGCCGGTTCGTAGTGCTCAGAAAATGGAGGCGTCTCCTGTGCAGAACAGTGTCACGCCGAAGATATCGAGACATGGAAAATCTTGTGTCAATTGTGCGAAAGCCAAGGTTAAATGCGTAGAAAAGAATGGTGTTGCTTCTTGTGAAAGGTATGTAGAATCTAATCACGTGATTCTATCCCGCTTCTATGGTCTTGGGATTGCTAGTGGATTCCCTTCTGTGTGTACCAATTCTGTCTATGTTTGTCAGAACGTCGAGTCAATATGTCGATTCTCAAATATGGAAACTGGATCATCTGTTGTTGTTTTGGATATGGtagtattgaaatgaaagatttgCAGCCTTTGAACAGCACAAcatttttaaaattcttGTATTGATTTGGAAAGGGTGTGATACTTTTTAATCTAgtgtcttttttttctctcggGCCTTACATGAATAGACTAGTTAAGAAACAAACTGATGCTCTCCAGATGCCATCGACTCGCGAAGGATTGCCAACCGATCACCAGAACAAAGAGGCGGAAGCCGGCGAAGAAAACCGCAGCTGCGAGAACTGCCGAGCTCGAGCAGAAGCTTGATGGGCTAGTTTCATTATTGACTGCAGCCACTCAAGATCAGAATACTCCCCATTCTTCAACGGTCTCAAATCATAGTGTGTCATCGGACCCTAGGAGTGAAACTCAATGTTTCGAGTATCAGACTGGATCAAATGTTGGTAATCCGCCTGTAAGAGGACTTGCAGCGCTCGACATAAAACTTTCCACCAATAGCTCTTACAGTTTGAATTCTATCCCCGTTGATCCGCCTCTACCAGGGCCAGCGAGTGAAAGACCTCTTCGTGATACTAGTGGTGATTATTGCGCTACCGATATACCAACGGCAATACCACCCGTGTCTCTAATTCCATCTGGCCTAGAATTGTCTCcggcagaagaagagaatgcaCTACATTGCTTTCGAACTAATTCGATAAAATACCTTCCATTCATGGTCATATCATCAGATACAAATGTCCTcgaattcaagaaagaaaatccattTTGGTGGCTGGCTATTGTAATGGCTACAACAAAGAGGACCTCAAAACAAATAGCATTGGGGATGCATATTCGTCAGCTTTTAGGTCAAAAACTGCTCATTTCCGGCGAGCGcaatcttgatcttctgtGGGGATTATTAACTTATATTGCATGGTATGTGAGCTAAACTTTATAGTTGAGGGTTTGATATTAATACTGAGTAGGAGCCAGTGTCATTACCAACAGAGACCAGTAGTAAGTCATCTTTATTTCTATACAGAACCTTTACAGTATGAAATACTCTCTAACCCATTGTTTTTTAGTGGAGTAGTATGATTCAGCTTGCTATAGGAATAGTATTTGATCTCGGATTAAACAAAACTCCACCGAAAGAGGCACCTTATTTGCTCTTGAACTTCGATGCCCGAGGATGTCCGAAACCGTTTATACATGTTGTTGGATCgcaacaagaaaaaagagcTTTACTTTGCTTATACTCTCTAAGCTCCAGGTACGTCACTTCGATGTGGTTTGTGGGGCGTGTCTGATTTTGTTTAGCTTTTCGTTATATGTCCAAAAGATTGAGACTCTTCGATGGACACCGTACGCAGACGAATGTTTGAAGACACTCTCGGAAAATCCTGAGTCTCTCCACGATATTTTAATGACTCAGATTGTCCGCTTGCAACTTATTCAGGAGCGTGTGAAGGACTCTCCGTGGTACGACACAACAGGCGATGGGAGTACTGCTTTCAAAGCACCTACTATTTTCTATCTAAAGGCcttgaaaaatcaaatggaAACTTTCAGACAACAAATTCCGAATGAAGTTCGAGAAAACTGtatgtgaatgaatgaaagttATTCATGCATGATTAATAGTCACTAATCACACATAGGTACTTTTCTGATGCATCTTTACAATACTGAACTAACGATCCACGAAGTCACTCTCTCCAAAGAGTACCTTGCTGACATTCCGGATTCCCAACGCTTGGAATCCCTTTGCATTTGTTTTCAATCTGTAAAATCATGGTTTGAACTTTATTTTTCAACGCCATGTAGGGATCACACATCATTTACTTTCCCAATCTACACACATATGGCGCATTGCATGGTGGCTCTCTATCGTCTATCAGTATTCGAAGATCCACAATGGGATATCCAACTTGTGCGTCAACAACTCGATCTCTCGCTCATTCTAGGTCAAATTATAAAGACATGGGAAAATGTCAAAGTTGAAGCTGGACTGGATGCTGGATTGGCTAAGGTAGAAGATGCTGATATTTATACTTCTAATTCGAAGAGAATCGGATTGGTCAAGACTTGGTGGGATGCCAAAGTAGCAGGGGAAGCTTCGAGTAATGCGTCAAGTAACAAGtttgcaaatgcaaatgcaaatgggAGTGAGAACGGAAACGGAAATATGGGTACGGAACCCATATCTCACACTCAAGGTCAAACACTCGAGCCCCCAACATTCAATATGGACATGGGACAGGACCTgtgggatgatggatggtggcAGGATGTTTTTGGTACCTGGGGGAATCAGTTTGATATTATGAGTGCACCGGCTCCAGTCCAATTTTAGACATGACGCCGAGGATAGCGAATTATTTTTAGACGTTCCAGGAATTTTGAAAGCAAAGGGTAGGTACATGTAATATAGAATAGCATTTGAACGAAGTCCAAAAACTGGACTAGAGGGATCGAGCTTCTCATCTCAACCTGCATGTACTTTGTAATATctagataaaaaaaaaaccatcAACAAAATATCTCGAGAGAACAGATAAACCCCAATGAAGCGTTTTCTATATTCTGGAATTTTGTAAAACTATACGACAGAGAAGGTATGAGCATCTAACTAAGTATCAAACACCTCAGATGTCGACATAATTAACGACTCCACCCACCAACCGAGAACTAAACGTCCATTCAATCTGCATTCAATACGCCTATCAACGAGCCATTCTAATCCTAGGTAACCATAATGATATAGATACCTCaaattccaatccatcccatctataaattaaaaaaagcgCTATTCCCTACCAAACACATGATCGCTTacacaaaaacaaaagcacAGCATCGGAGTTTCCCctgaaaaatcaaaactcgGCTCgggaattttcttttccaaaattccCGATGCATCTcagattttgaagtttcgtCTTACATGTTGTAATGTTATAAATACGTATAGAATGGCCGCTTGTTGAACTCTATCTTTTTTGGTTCCTCGGGATTTTATTCGTCTGTTTGCTTGGGATTCGACTGTTGCTGTTATTATTCTTCAACTGGGTTATCATTCTCGTTTTTTTTGGGTGTATATACACAGTTGATTCGCATCATCGGTTATCAATCACCTTTAAATCTCTCCGGATCGTCAGCATATaaacatatacatacacagaTCATATCAGTCATTcctatctatatctataaGATAAGCAAGCAACATCAAATTCCGCCTTAACGCACACCATGTCTCCTAGCAAAGGCTCAGAAAACGTCTCTGGAGAGAATTCAAATTCCCACACTACATCTAGCGAGCCCGACATTCGCAAGCCATCAAATACGATTTCGAATGTAGCCGAGAAGAATATAGACTcggagaaagaggaaagtgCAATTACGGAGTCTTCTttgagaaatgaagatgttTCTTTGGGAAAAGTGCATGATGTGGATAGAGTGGATAAAGtaaatggaaaagaagatggtaaagaagaggaaaatcaTGAATATATCTCTGGATATAAGATTTTTGTAGTCATAACTGCGATTACACTTACGACGTTTTTGGCGCTGTTGGATACGACGATTGTTGCTACCGTGagtatctttttctttctctggttCATGAGGGGGGTGTATGCTCCATCTTGAGGTTTGCGTTGGAGTCATATTAAGATCTGGCGTTGTTCGGTGGCTGAGTAGCTATCCTATGGTTGGGAATGATATTTTAATTGGAGTCGGGATGGTAATGCTCATTGATGAGGAAGTTTGCTTCATCCCAGGATTCAACAATATGACTTACATATAGAAATATCCGATACAAGAAACAAACAGGACAAACACTAAtccaacacaacacaactaCAGGCCATCCCCCTTATAACAAACCACTTCCACTCCCTCTCGGACGTAGGCTGGTACGGAAGCGCCTACCTCATCACCAACTGTTCGCTACAACCGCTCTCAGGAAAACTCTACACATATTTCCGTTCCAAATATGTattcctctcctttttcttccttttcgaATTCGGTTCTTTATTATGTGGAACGGCCGTTTCGTCGAAGATGTTGATTGTTGGACGAGCGGTTGCGGGGATGGGCTCGGCGGGCTTGATGAATGGCGCGATTACGATTTTAACGCATTCGGTGCCGATAGAGAAGAGGCCGGTTTATTTAGGATTTATGATTTCGACCTCCCAGTTGGCGTTGGCGGTAGGCCCGTTGATTGGAGGCGCGCTGACGCAGTATGCTAGTTGGAGATGGTGTGAGTTTGGTGTTTATATTTCTTGTTTTCTGGGGTTTTCCGTGGCGGAATATGTCGCCTCCTTCATTTGCTGTCTTGAGTTCTCATTTGAGATTATTCTCTCAAGATTATTTTTCAAGGTTCAATTTGAAACCAAGAAGACGATTACTTTCATTTTGTATCTTAAAGATGAAAGTCCCCCAGTGGCTGATAATCCTAGGCTTCTATATCAATCTTCCATGCGGCTTCCTCGTcagtcttcttctcctctccatcaccatcccAGAGCGTCTCCACCCCGCCGCCCTAACTCTCACCCCTCTCCAACGAATCCAACACCTCGATCTCCTAGgcttctctctctttgctCCCACTGCCATTCAATTACTTCTCGCTCTAGAATGGGGTGGGACAACGTATCCTTGGTCATCTTCTCACATAATCGGACTTTTCATCGGATcgttcttcaattttcttcttttcctctacCGCGAATATCGCGCGGGAGATGAAGCTATGGTTCCTTTATCCCTTGTGAGAAATACTGTCGTGTGGACGTGTTGCTGCACGAACTTTTTGTTTATGGCGGGTATGTTGACGTTGAGCTATTACTTGCCGATTTATTTTCAGGGGGTAAGGGGTGTACAACCGACGATGAGTGGAGTATATACTTTACCGGGGATTTTATCACAGATGTTCTTTGCGATTATCTCTGGGTTTGCTGGTATGTTTCTCTTCGCTTCTCTGAGAttgagaatggaattggTGATTTGACATTTCTGCAGTGCAAAAGATAGGTTATTACCTTCCATTCAGTATCGTGGGTGGATGTTTCGCCGCAATAGGATATGGGTTGATATCCACCTATACCCCATCCACTCCGGCATCGAAATGGATCGGCTATCAAATCATCGGTGGAATCGGGCGTGGTCTATCTATGCAAATGGTATTTCGAATCCTCTCCCCTATCGCCTCCCCTATCACCTCCAGCTCTCCCGCTAACAAAACGTAGGTCATAATAGCCATCCAAAACAACCTCACCGGGACCAAAATCGTCATCGCACAAACCCTCGTGATATTTTTCCAATACCTCGGCGGAGCACTCTGTCTTACCTTCGCATCTACAATCTTCACCGCGAAACTCAAATCCGGATTGCGAACATATGCGCCAACAGTAAATTCGCAACTGGTGATCGAGGCCGGCGCAACGGCATATCGTGATGTAATACCGAAGGATCAGGTGACGAATGTGGTGACGGCATATAGTTTAGCGATCAATCATTGTTTTTACTTGGCGGCGGGGTTGGCGGCGGGCGTCATGTTGTTTGTGTGGGGAATGGGGTGGAAGAAGATTGGGACAAAGAGTGACGGGAAGAATGTGGAGGCGGGGCAGGAAGGCGGAGGAGCGGAAGCTTGAAGGAATGGGCTGTGATGCATTTGAAAATTGGAGGATTCCTGGAGGATAAATGTCggttttcttttcaacacACAAATACCTTCTTGTATTTCGATCACATAGGAATAGATTTAATGATTCTCCCACCATACTCGAATCCTGATAACTTGCAGATACGTATTTTTGCCATGATGATATTCACATTTCAATCCAAAACACCCAGAAATCGATAAACCTTGAATTTGCAAGGACCTTTTCAATGCAAAGTATCGTCCTTAGATACGCGATACCATCTCGTGCATACATCATAAGCAAGCAACCATCTATCGACCGACCTCACGATTCCAACGCATAAACACATGCAGCAAGGCCAAAGAACTGCTTAGCTACTCGGTCCCATCTTCTACAACACCAGCGCCAATAAACATCACCACACAACCCATCCGCAGCGCTCCCAACCACCCCCCCCAACATGCAGCGAGCATCCCTCCCCCATGCAACCACCAGCCCCATCACACGACCTGCGCATCCGCGATCCGACTTCTGAATCACACATTAGAATTTCCCCGCAACTCTTTGATTATTTTGGCTTTTCCACTTCCATGCGTGCATGTTCCTCTCCATCATACTGCAGTCGTGCATCCACGTCATCGATTTCTTTCTGTGCTGCTTGCGTTATAGTCCGGGTGTTTCTGTCTAtctttctatctatctatccctATTCATCTCACCCATCAACACATCAACAcatcaatctatcaatccatcaatttcgATCTTGATTCAAGTCGTTGCGCATACAGACAgcagacagacagacagacacaCAAGAAACGCCACCCCGCCAGAAGATCCAACTACCGACAATCAAGACAAGATAAGATAAGCATCGCACCTGTCCAGTCACCTCGatatctcctctcctcccgAGAAAATGTTCGAGGCACGCCTGGAGAGGAAAGAGCGTGTAAAGCCACAAAGCTTGGGAGTAGCCTCGGATTCAAAAAGAAGTGATGATATGGTTCTTGACACATCGGGATTGTTTCCTATCAAGGTTCGTTGGATTTCTGGTTTATctattattgttgttgttattgtttttgttaTGGGTGGACCGCACGTGGATGTCAcgttttgtttgtttattttcgTCTGGGAATTGCTGTGCTGGAATTTGGAGGGATagtgaggagaagaaggtttcattgggaatgggaattcAAGAGTTTCGAAAAGCTCGCGGTGatttgaaaggaaagggatGATGCTGTTGATACATGAGAGATCGAGTTGTCTCTATCTATTATCACACAGCAAAAAGGCTTCCATCCACAACGACATCGAAACACCAAAccactcaaaatcaaaaccccCTACTTTTCCAGTTCCGACAAACAGCAAACaacaatttttgaaaattcattCTCGTCAGCCGATGCAAAAcctataaatatatatatatatatatactaacCCTACCCCACAAACAGGAACCCTTTTTCGTCACCGCAAAATTCTGGAAACGATTCTCCGTCTACGCCTCTGTAATCCTCTCGGTAGCCTCTCTCGTCATATCCTCCATCGCCTCTCTAAAGCCCACTACTGCAGCCGACATGAAAGGTCCATcactctttctctccctcttttctccctcccccctcttTTCCCCTCTCCCATAAACCCGACTAACCACTCCTCCAGCTCTAATAGTAACCAGCATAATCATCAACGCACTCTCGGTCACACTTTCCGCACTCACGTCTCTCGACTGGCAAAGCCAAGCGACGACGGATCGCCAATTCGCACAGATGCTGAGTCAGATAAGTCATGTGCATGATGGGAAGGAAGGGGGGAGGATTGTGGTTTTGGGACgcgagagggagagagaggaggaggagaggatgatgagggagagaggagtgAGTATGGGAATTGGGAGAGCGTTGTGAGGTTTTGCCGGCGTTTGTGATGTGAATAGGACGGGCGTTGGGTAGGGAATGAGGGGTGGGATGTATGGATTCTCAAGTGTTCTGGTTGTGTTTAGAGGAAGATACAGAGAGGCATTATCTCCATTTTCAACTTCGCtggaaatggagattggGAGTGGGCGCCTTGATAACGAAAGATTGATAGACAAGACGTGTATATTTTTGGCGTTGAAGCTAATAGCTTGCTGGTATGCTGGGATAATGGATGGCTAGGCTAGATTGCATTGAGGGATTGCGAACATGTATAACTATATACCccgtttttttttcttccgcATAtgtattaattaataattcacAACCCTAAATTCATGATACAATCCAATATAtggaataataaaaaatggTTTAGAAATATGCATTTTATTTCAACCTCATCTCGTACACATTATCGACGCTCTACTTAATTTTTTATgcaatacctaggtaatcaTCTCAAACCAATCACATTCTTCTCCACCACTTTCATACCATCTCTAACCGCAGGACAATAATGCAGTCTTAACAATTCTCCTTCCCAGATTGTGCTCGCCATTGGATTACTTCCTTCTACTTCAGTACTACATCCATCGAACATTCCATcaccctttctctcttctgtATTCCAGAGACTCTTCACCTTGGTCTCGTGAATCTTGGCAACTTTGCCCAACAAAGCCATCATTGCGGTAGCCGACTTCTCGGGCAGTTGGAGAGAGCATGTCATGAGTTGTTTAGTGAAAGCCGCGATTCTGAGAGGTGGGACTGCGCGGGCAGCAAGGGGCGGTAAGAGAACGGAGGAGAGCGAGCGAAGGAGAAGAACGGTGGTGGTTTGGATGTTGACTTTGTTGTCGGTTGTTGAGGGGGCGTTTGGATCTGGTAGATGGAGGGATTTGGAGGAGAGTTCGATGTCAGGGTTGAGAGATAGGGCGTGGAGAGTGCGGTAAAgatgagtgatgaagaaACTCAAATCTAAGCTTAACGATGCTTGAGCTTTATGGGCGTCTTGGCCTTCTAGAAGTGCGAATGCGGTGATGATACAGAGGAGAGATTCACGGGTGAGATTGCGAGAGGTTTCCGAGTCCTCATCTTCTGCTTCAGTTTCCTCAAGATCATCTCCTGTCTCGGCATGACCAATAAGATCTTTAAGCGCTTCTAGAAGATCACCGAAGAAATCTTGATTGATGAGATGGGCGTATCGAGCCAAACCCTCAAGTACGGCACCCATGAGAGATGGTGATCGAACTTTAAGAATGCGGAAATATGTCACAAACACTAGTTTCAAGGTTTCTGACTGCATCCTCTCGCGATCTTCGTGGCTGACCGTTGCGTCTGCTTGAACCATCTCCTTTTCAACTGCTTTTCGTTCCTTCATCAATTTTCGCTCCTTTTTGGTGCGGAATactctcttttccttgaGTTTCTTGCCCCCGAAACTGTCTTCCTCATGATCGACATGATTCGTTGATGCCTTTCCAGAGAATTCTGATAATAATCTCAAATGTAGGAAGGTATTCAATACACTTTCGTCGACTCTGTATCCTCTCCCTTTCATCATTCTCGTTAAAATGTTCACCGCATCCAGAGATGAGgttccatcatcatcattcttgaACAACGTTTCGATAGTCTCTCGACACTTGACAAATTCGGCATCCACCTTTCTCGTACTGAGCTTCCCtaccaatatcttcaatagATCTGatctgaaattgaaatgaggTACAGCTTCTAACAATGCGCATGCACAAGAAATGGCAACCGTAGAAAGACCTGCGCCGCCATCACTCGTGTTGTGAGATTTTCCAGAAGTTGCGAGCCTGCCCAATTCCTTGACATATCCTTGATATCCTCCCACAAGAGCCTGCTCGTACGCCCTCAACT
Proteins encoded in this window:
- the Bcmfs1 gene encoding Bcmfs1, giving the protein MSPSKGSENVSGENSNSHTTSSEPDIRKPSNTISNVAEKNIDSEKEESAITESSLRNEDVSLGKVHDVDRVDKVNGKEDGKEEENHEYISGYKIFVVITAITLTTFLALLDTTIVATAIPLITNHFHSLSDVGWYGSAYLITNCSLQPLSGKLYTYFRSKYVFLSFFFLFEFGSLLCGTAVSSKMLIVGRAVAGMGSAGLMNGAITILTHSVPIEKRPVYLGFMISTSQLALAVGPLIGGALTQYASWRWCFYINLPCGFLVSLLLLSITIPERLHPAALTLTPLQRIQHLDLLGFSLFAPTAIQLLLALEWGGTTYPWSSSHIIGLFIGSFFNFLLFLYREYRAGDEAMVPLSLVRNTVVWTCCCTNFLFMAGMLTLSYYLPIYFQGVRGVQPTMSGVYTLPGILSQMFFAIISGFAVQKIGYYLPFSIVGGCFAAIGYGLISTYTPSTPASKWIGYQIIGGIGRGLSMQMVIIAIQNNLTGTKIVIAQTLVIFFQYLGGALCLTFASTIFTAKLKSGLRTYAPTVNSQLVIEAGATAYRDVIPKDQVTNVVTAYSLAINHCFYLAAGLAAGVMLFVWGMGWKKIGTKSDGKNVEAGQEGGGAEA
- the Bcnoc3 gene encoding Bcnoc3; this translates as MAKVPAVKRRKLTPPPTEGEDSTPSTLENAPNPNAFFKTASKWNLEQDYEMRPRKGKKEKKESTRLPIKTKEGLVEQVEAPVEVNEEESDLEWIGADDVEEDEEPEEKVEKKPSVPIRQQILEAKEELARIALMLNEDPEENVGAFRAIAEFGKSHNITIKKLALATQLAVYKDVIPGYRIRPLSEDNMEEKVSKEVRKLRAYEQALVGGYQGYVKELGRLATSGKSHNTSDGGAGLSTVAISCACALLEAVPHFNFRSDLLKILVGKLSTRKVDAEFVKCRETIETLFKNDDDGTSSLDAVNILTRMMKGRGYRVDESVLNTFLHLRLLSEFSGKASTNHVDHEEDSFGGKKLKEKRVFRTKKERKLMKERKAVEKEMVQADATVSHEDRERMQSETLKLVFVTYFRILKVRSPSLMGAVLEGLARYAHLINQDFFGDLLEALKDLIGHAETGDDLEETEAEDEDSETSRNLTRESLLCIITAFALLEGQDAHKAQASLSLDLSFFITHLYRTLHALSLNPDIELSSKSLHLPDPNAPSTTDNKVNIQTTTVLLLRSLSSVLLPPLAARAVPPLRIAAFTKQLMTCSLQLPEKSATAMMALLGKVAKIHETKVKSLWNTEERKGDGMFDGCSTEVEGSNPMASTIWEGELLRLHYCPAVRDGMKVVEKNVIGLR